The genome window CCGCTTCGAGGTCGAGCGTTTCCACTAAGGGGGGGCGGGTGACGGCCATGCACGACGCGATGTTCTGGCAGAAGGGACCGGAGGGCCGGGTCGACTGCGTCCTCTGCCCGGTCCTCTGCAAGATCGCCCCGGGGAAACTGGGGGCCTGCCGGGCTCGGAAGAACGTCGACGGGCGCCTCTTCTCGATGAACTATGGTAAGGTCGCTTCCCACGGGCTCGACCCCATCGAGAAGAAGCCGCTGTACCACTTCTACCCCGGCGCCTACATCTTCTCTCTGGGCACCTTCGGCTGCAACCTGCACTGCTCGTTCTGTCAGAACTGGGAGATCTCCCAGCAGGAGGCCCCAACGGCCGAACTCGAGCCGGCCCAGGCGGTGGCCACCGCCGAGCGGGCGGCCAAGGACCCGGACCACTTCTGTATCGGCCTGGCCTACACCTATTCAGAGCCGTTCATTTGGTACGAGTACGTCTACGACTGCGCCCGCCTGGCCAAGGACAAGGGCTTGAAGAACGTCCTCGTCACCAACGGCTACGTCAACCCGGAGCCGCTGGAGAAGATCCTGCCCCTCATCGACGCGATGAACGTCGACGTCAAGGGCTTCACCGAGCGCTTTTACCGGCGGGTCTGTTTGGGCCGTCGGGAGCCGGTCCTGCATACCGTGGAGCGGGCCCATGCCGCCGGGGTCCACGTCGAGGTGACCAACCTGATCATCCCGACCCAGAACGACGACCCGGCGGAGACCGCGGCCCTGGTCGACTGGATGGCCGGCGTGGACCCGCGGATCCCCCTGCACTTCTCACGCTACTTCCCCCAGTACAAGCTGGACCTGCCGCCGACCCCCGGGAGTACGCTGAAGCGGGCCCGGGAGATCGCCAGGAAAAAGCTCAAGCACGTCTACATCGGGAACATCGGGGGAGTGGAGGGGAGCGACACCTTCTGCGAAGCGTGCGGTGAGGTGATCGCCCAGCGAGACGGGATGGCCCTGACCGACTTCCACCTCGAGGAAGGCCGCTGCCAGTCGTGTGGGACCGAGGCGCCCTTCGTCGGGGAGGTCAGGCGGTCATGAGCCGCGAACTTAGGATTCGCGAATAACTGCCGGAGGAGGCCGAGTGATA of Bacillota bacterium contains these proteins:
- the amrS gene encoding AmmeMemoRadiSam system radical SAM enzyme, which translates into the protein MHDAMFWQKGPEGRVDCVLCPVLCKIAPGKLGACRARKNVDGRLFSMNYGKVASHGLDPIEKKPLYHFYPGAYIFSLGTFGCNLHCSFCQNWEISQQEAPTAELEPAQAVATAERAAKDPDHFCIGLAYTYSEPFIWYEYVYDCARLAKDKGLKNVLVTNGYVNPEPLEKILPLIDAMNVDVKGFTERFYRRVCLGRREPVLHTVERAHAAGVHVEVTNLIIPTQNDDPAETAALVDWMAGVDPRIPLHFSRYFPQYKLDLPPTPGSTLKRAREIARKKLKHVYIGNIGGVEGSDTFCEACGEVIAQRDGMALTDFHLEEGRCQSCGTEAPFVGEVRRS